The Alphaproteobacteria bacterium genome has a segment encoding these proteins:
- a CDS encoding 1-deoxy-D-xylulose-5-phosphate synthase yields the protein MTPPKLLDKIQDPQDFRGFNLQQLEQLSQEVRDAVIESVSSTGGHLGAGLGVVELTVALHYVFNTPKDKLIWDVGHQTYPHKILTGRKERMHTLRKEGGLSGFTKRAESIYDPFGAGHSSTSISAALGMAVARDHNQEEFEVIAVIGDGAMSAGMAYEAMNNAGAINSRMIVVLNDNDMSIAPPVGAMSHYLSRLISSRPYLNLRTMAKYMVSHLPKPIEKVAKSAEKYARNFATGGNFFEEMGFYYVGPIDGHDIHHLLPILKNIRDDRSIKHPILIHVVTEKGKGFHSPEASKEKYHAVNTFDLQTKMQNKTSRGVPSYTQVFADSLVMEASYDSKIVAITAAMPSGTGLDKFAKTFPDRMFDVGIAEQHAVTFAAGLACEGMKPFCAIYSTFLQRAYDQVVHDVAIQNLPVRFAIDRAGLVGADGPTHAGSFDITYLATLPNMVVMAPSDEVELRHMVATAVAYDQGPIAFRYPRGEGIGLELPPRGEILEIGKGRILREGSDIAILSLGTRLEDAVVAAAHLEQLGLSITVADARFAKPLDEALILNLYEHHRMLLMVEEGSIGGFGSHVLDFLSQRTGLNEGKIIRSLHLPDTFIDQASQATMLEQSHLGSKGIVAEILQYDIVAPGQRLVGPL from the coding sequence ATGACACCCCCGAAATTACTAGATAAAATTCAAGATCCACAGGATTTTAGGGGGTTTAATCTTCAGCAATTAGAACAATTGTCCCAAGAAGTGAGGGATGCCGTTATTGAATCGGTTTCTAGCACCGGTGGTCATTTAGGTGCAGGTCTTGGTGTTGTTGAGTTAACCGTTGCCCTACATTATGTGTTTAACACGCCTAAAGATAAATTAATCTGGGATGTTGGGCATCAGACCTATCCCCATAAAATTTTGACAGGCCGTAAAGAGAGGATGCATACCTTGCGCAAGGAAGGTGGTTTATCCGGATTTACAAAACGTGCGGAAAGTATCTATGATCCGTTTGGAGCTGGACACAGTTCAACGTCCATTTCGGCAGCGCTTGGAATGGCAGTCGCTCGCGATCATAATCAAGAAGAATTTGAAGTGATTGCTGTGATTGGTGATGGGGCGATGAGTGCTGGCATGGCCTATGAAGCCATGAATAATGCAGGAGCCATTAATTCACGGATGATTGTCGTTCTCAATGATAATGATATGTCTATTGCCCCACCGGTTGGGGCTATGAGCCACTATTTATCACGACTTATTTCTTCTCGCCCCTATTTAAATTTAAGAACCATGGCAAAATACATGGTTAGCCATTTACCTAAACCCATTGAAAAAGTGGCAAAATCCGCAGAAAAATATGCCAGGAACTTTGCCACCGGCGGGAATTTTTTTGAGGAAATGGGTTTTTATTATGTTGGGCCTATTGATGGGCATGATATTCACCACCTTTTGCCCATCTTAAAAAACATCAGGGATGACCGGAGTATCAAACATCCTATTTTGATCCATGTTGTTACCGAAAAAGGAAAGGGATTCCACTCTCCCGAGGCATCAAAAGAAAAATACCATGCGGTGAATACTTTTGATCTTCAAACAAAAATGCAGAACAAAACAAGCCGTGGCGTACCAAGCTATACTCAGGTTTTTGCTGATAGTTTAGTCATGGAGGCATCCTATGATTCTAAAATTGTAGCCATTACGGCAGCCATGCCTTCAGGTACTGGATTGGATAAATTTGCTAAAACCTTTCCCGATCGTATGTTTGATGTAGGCATTGCCGAACAACATGCCGTGACGTTTGCTGCCGGCCTTGCATGTGAAGGAATGAAGCCTTTTTGTGCTATATATTCAACTTTTTTGCAGCGCGCTTATGATCAGGTCGTCCATGATGTTGCTATTCAAAATTTGCCTGTTCGATTTGCAATCGACCGAGCGGGGCTAGTGGGAGCGGATGGCCCCACCCATGCGGGGAGTTTTGATATTACCTATCTTGCAACGCTACCCAATATGGTGGTGATGGCCCCAAGTGATGAAGTGGAATTACGCCATATGGTTGCAACAGCAGTTGCCTATGATCAAGGACCTATTGCTTTTCGTTACCCACGAGGCGAGGGGATTGGGTTAGAGTTGCCTCCGCGCGGTGAAATACTTGAAATTGGCAAAGGTCGTATCCTAAGAGAAGGCAGTGATATTGCTATTTTATCACTAGGGACGCGTTTGGAGGATGCAGTGGTGGCCGCTGCTCATTTGGAGCAATTGGGTTTAAGTATCACGGTTGCTGATGCACGATTTGCCAAGCCACTTGATGAGGCATTGATACTTAACCTTTATGAACATCACCGTATGCTTTTAATGGTCGAAGAGGGAAGCATAGGAGGATTTGGATCTCATGTTCTGGATTTCTTATCCCAAAGAACAGGACTTAATGAAGGCAAAATAATCCGTAGCCTTCACCTGCCGGACACGTTTATTGATCAGGCTTCTCAGGCTACTATGCTCGAACAGTCCCATTTAGGCTCCAAAGGAATTGTTGCAGAAATTTTACAGTATGATATAGTCGCCCCCGGGCAGAGGTTAGTTGGGCCTCTGTAG
- a CDS encoding riboflavin synthase, producing the protein MFTGLVQSIGTVLSATHNTHGSLLVILSNLDPKHLQLGASVACNGACMTVVNYQQHMNAFSIEVSPESVSRTTLGNWKEGTRINLESPLAAGDPLGGHITSGHVDGIAKVHQINPRGDHYDLMLDIPKEYLPYVVEKGSLTVDGCSLTVAGIENTLIRIAVIPHTWNHTIIHTYSLETKVNIEVDLLARYVVHALSYLKSDT; encoded by the coding sequence ATGTTCACCGGCCTTGTCCAATCTATCGGTACCGTTTTATCTGCAACCCATAATACCCATGGCTCTTTGTTGGTTATCCTGTCGAACCTTGATCCCAAACATTTACAGCTTGGAGCATCTGTTGCCTGTAATGGCGCCTGCATGACTGTGGTCAATTATCAGCAGCATATGAATGCCTTTTCAATCGAAGTTTCACCAGAATCAGTCAGCCGTACGACACTTGGTAACTGGAAAGAAGGCACGCGTATTAACCTGGAATCCCCCTTGGCAGCTGGTGATCCCCTAGGCGGACATATTACATCGGGACATGTCGATGGCATTGCCAAAGTCCATCAGATCAACCCTCGGGGCGATCATTATGACCTCATGCTTGACATTCCTAAAGAATATCTCCCTTATGTCGTCGAAAAAGGTTCGTTGACGGTTGACGGCTGCTCCCTCACCGTCGCTGGGATTGAAAACACACTCATTCGTATTGCGGTGATTCCTCATACCTGGAATCACACCATTATTCATACCTATTCCCTTGAAACAAAAGTGAATATTGAAGTGGATTTGCTGGCTCGCTATGTGGTCCATGCCCTTTCCTATTTAAAAAGTGATACGTAA
- a CDS encoding FTR1 family protein, producing the protein MLSTALIIFREVFEIMLILSVVIAATKDMVGRQKWIYIGIGAGILGSAIVAFFTDRIANLASGTGQEIFNAGILFTASLFIAWTVLWMQKHARHIKTQFQLLGADIRDGNTPFYALSIVIALAILREGTEIVLFTFGMIATGESWLSLSIGFAIGVGSGLLIGGLLYRGLISFSSKLFFRGTSLLLILLVAGMMSQGFGYLVSAGYFESLSSQLWDSSWLLNEHGAFGQTLHALIGYTARPSAAQLAVYLTTLAALLTVVNPLGIQLKRKQQAS; encoded by the coding sequence ATGCTCTCTACTGCCCTTATTATTTTTCGCGAAGTGTTTGAAATTATGCTTATTCTAAGCGTGGTTATCGCCGCCACCAAGGATATGGTAGGTCGGCAGAAATGGATTTATATCGGTATCGGAGCCGGCATTTTGGGATCAGCTATTGTTGCTTTCTTTACAGATCGTATCGCCAACCTGGCTTCAGGCACTGGGCAGGAGATTTTTAATGCAGGTATACTTTTTACAGCATCCCTTTTTATCGCCTGGACTGTTTTATGGATGCAAAAACATGCACGACATATAAAAACACAATTTCAACTATTAGGGGCCGACATTCGAGATGGCAACACCCCCTTTTATGCCCTTTCGATTGTGATTGCGTTAGCCATACTGCGTGAAGGAACAGAAATAGTACTCTTTACCTTTGGTATGATTGCCACAGGAGAATCCTGGCTTTCATTGTCCATTGGCTTTGCTATCGGTGTAGGATCGGGTTTATTAATAGGTGGCTTGCTTTATAGAGGTTTAATTAGTTTTTCTAGCAAATTATTCTTTCGTGGTACCAGCCTTTTGTTGATTTTATTAGTTGCCGGCATGATGTCACAAGGCTTTGGCTATTTAGTTTCAGCCGGTTATTTTGAATCTCTTTCTAGCCAATTGTGGGATAGTTCGTGGCTACTGAACGAACATGGAGCATTTGGACAAACCCTGCATGCGCTGATTGGCTACACAGCAAGACCCAGCGCTGCACAGCTTGCCGTTTACCTGACTACACTGGCAGCATTATTGACCGTGGTTAATCCTCTGGGAATTCAGCTAAAGCGTAAACAACAGGCTAGCTAA
- a CDS encoding DoxX family protein, whose product MSKKNYKNKPSNTNKNSPKAVQEKKSYCDCLLRLASCKIWCLDVLAPAVLILARLQMANIFFTSGMLKVKDWSNTLLLFEAEHPVPFLPKGLADMLSITNNHLPANVAACMGTFTELVMPVLLVLGLGGRLAAFLMLVMTAVIQFSYQESMEHVYWALLLGIILTQGPGKWSFDYLIRKRFYCPPQCCKKDKAKA is encoded by the coding sequence ATGTCCAAAAAGAATTACAAAAACAAACCCAGCAATACCAATAAAAATTCCCCCAAAGCGGTGCAGGAGAAAAAATCATACTGTGATTGTCTGTTGCGATTGGCAAGTTGCAAAATTTGGTGTCTGGATGTATTGGCGCCTGCGGTTCTTATCTTAGCTCGGTTGCAAATGGCTAATATATTTTTCACTTCAGGCATGCTTAAAGTTAAGGATTGGAGCAACACGCTTTTATTATTTGAAGCGGAGCATCCGGTTCCATTTTTACCTAAAGGTTTGGCCGATATGTTGTCAATTACCAATAATCATTTACCGGCCAATGTTGCTGCGTGCATGGGAACCTTTACAGAACTAGTCATGCCCGTATTGTTGGTATTGGGTTTAGGTGGGCGATTGGCTGCATTTTTGATGTTGGTTATGACCGCGGTTATCCAGTTTAGTTATCAAGAAAGTATGGAACATGTTTACTGGGCGTTATTGTTAGGCATTATTCTGACACAAGGGCCTGGCAAATGGTCGTTTGATTATCTCATTCGCAAACGTTTCTATTGCCCTCCGCAGTGCTGTAAAAAAGATAAAGCGAAGGCTTAG
- the rplU gene encoding 50S ribosomal protein L21: protein MFAVIRTGGKQYTVSEGDILRVENLEGEAGKVISVGEVLMVHDGSSHKVGSPTVKGATVEVEILAQDREKKILIFKKKRRHTYRRTKGHRQEVTVIKVKKIAA from the coding sequence ATGTTTGCAGTAATTCGTACCGGTGGAAAACAATACACGGTCTCTGAGGGTGATATCCTCCGCGTTGAAAATCTTGAGGGTGAGGCTGGTAAAGTCATCTCCGTTGGGGAAGTTTTGATGGTTCATGACGGTAGCTCCCATAAAGTAGGAAGTCCTACTGTTAAAGGCGCAACGGTTGAAGTTGAAATTTTGGCTCAAGACCGCGAGAAGAAAATTCTGATTTTCAAAAAGAAACGTCGTCACACCTATCGCCGTACCAAAGGCCATCGTCAGGAAGTGACCGTGATTAAGGTTAAGAAAATCGCAGCTTAG
- a CDS encoding putative DNA-binding domain-containing protein, whose amino-acid sequence MITGCRWYRRLILTPFSPEARLSVYRNNVFQALINALVLTFPVVVQLVDERFFRYAAREYVLRHPSMSGNLEEYGREFPDFLRDFRPVAHLPYLEDVARLEWAYLRSYQAKNVPPINIENLQLLPEQFYEKLCFGIHPGAFIIRSDFPVLQLWQQVLDRPDDVDIDLNTGNESILIHRQGIDVKLKIISVAEALFLDSIMKGQTLLEAYDIALKKCDNRGFDLIAAIADAIRDHIFVSYTVD is encoded by the coding sequence ATGATAACCGGTTGTCGCTGGTATCGCAGATTAATCCTGACACCATTTTCGCCAGAAGCACGTTTATCGGTCTATCGCAACAATGTATTTCAGGCACTCATCAATGCATTAGTCCTTACATTTCCGGTTGTTGTACAATTAGTGGATGAGCGTTTTTTTCGTTATGCAGCGAGGGAATATGTATTACGGCATCCGTCGATGAGTGGTAATCTCGAAGAATATGGCAGAGAGTTTCCTGATTTTTTGAGGGATTTCAGACCTGTGGCTCACTTACCGTATCTAGAAGATGTTGCGCGATTAGAGTGGGCCTATCTGCGTTCCTATCAAGCAAAGAATGTTCCTCCCATCAATATAGAAAATCTTCAATTATTGCCGGAACAATTCTATGAGAAGCTTTGTTTTGGGATACATCCGGGAGCCTTTATTATTAGATCTGATTTTCCAGTCTTACAATTATGGCAGCAGGTATTAGATCGTCCAGATGACGTGGATATCGATTTAAATACTGGAAATGAATCCATCCTCATTCATCGTCAAGGAATTGATGTGAAGTTGAAAATAATATCGGTAGCGGAAGCACTTTTTTTGGATTCAATCATGAAAGGTCAAACACTGCTTGAGGCCTATGACATTGCTTTAAAAAAGTGTGATAACCGTGGGTTTGATTTAATCGCAGCTATTGCGGACGCCATCAGGGATCATATTTTTGTTTCCTATACGGTTGATTAG
- a CDS encoding acyl-CoA dehydrogenase C-terminal domain-containing protein, giving the protein MPIFHAPIRDYLFLLQEYFDLSSLNDITGFKELSPDLIESIVQEGGKFCEEVLFPLNQVGDKHGCTFDNGKVTLAPGFKEAYEAYTQSGWSSFTCDPAFGGQGLPNVINMPMIEMICSANLAFGIIPGLSHGAYNALAVHGDETLKHVVLPKLTSGEWTGVMCLTEPQCGTDLGLITTRAEPQPDGSYRLFGDKIFISAGEHDAVGNIVHMVLAKLPDAPEGVHGISLFLAGKNDLDTNKPNGITCTSMEEKMGIHGTPTCVMHYENAKAYMVGIPHKGLRAMFTMMNEARLYVGVQGLGLAEVAYQNAAQYAKERLQGRSLNGKKYPEKSADPIVVHPDVRRMLLTMRSFVEGARALVLDIALQLDISKHHPDKLVKAAADDYVQLMTPILKAYLTDKGFEAANLAMQVYGGHGYIRESGIEQYSRDARIAQIYEGANGIQALDLVGRKLPRNTGRYLRSFFHPITQFINSHRDTPEMAEFNKPLYQAVTSLQQASLWIAQKGLTNPEDGAAAATDYLTMFGHVALGFHFAKMAELCLNKQKTNPSSFYQAKLATARFFIQKILPQHYGLLATITSGSKSIMEMEESHF; this is encoded by the coding sequence ATGCCTATTTTTCATGCACCGATTCGCGACTATCTATTTCTTTTACAAGAATATTTTGATCTTTCATCGTTAAACGACATTACCGGTTTTAAAGAGCTTAGCCCCGACTTGATCGAGTCGATTGTGCAAGAGGGTGGCAAATTTTGTGAAGAAGTGCTTTTCCCTCTTAATCAAGTAGGGGATAAACATGGCTGCACCTTTGATAATGGAAAAGTAACCCTGGCTCCGGGATTTAAAGAAGCTTATGAAGCCTATACCCAATCAGGATGGAGCTCTTTTACCTGTGATCCTGCATTTGGTGGTCAAGGCTTACCGAATGTCATTAATATGCCGATGATCGAAATGATCTGTTCTGCTAATTTAGCATTTGGTATTATTCCTGGACTATCACACGGTGCCTATAATGCGCTTGCAGTACATGGAGACGAAACGTTAAAGCATGTTGTATTACCTAAACTGACCAGTGGTGAATGGACCGGCGTTATGTGCCTTACCGAACCACAATGTGGCACTGACCTTGGTCTGATTACCACCCGTGCAGAACCTCAACCCGATGGTAGTTATCGCTTGTTTGGAGATAAGATCTTCATTTCAGCCGGCGAACATGATGCCGTTGGTAATATTGTCCACATGGTACTAGCAAAATTACCAGACGCACCTGAAGGTGTGCATGGCATCAGCCTCTTTTTGGCTGGCAAAAATGATCTGGATACGAACAAGCCAAATGGCATAACCTGTACTTCCATGGAAGAAAAAATGGGGATACATGGCACTCCGACCTGTGTGATGCATTATGAAAATGCTAAAGCCTACATGGTTGGCATCCCACATAAAGGCTTGCGTGCCATGTTTACTATGATGAATGAAGCCCGCCTGTATGTGGGAGTTCAGGGGTTAGGGCTTGCCGAAGTTGCGTATCAAAATGCCGCCCAATATGCCAAAGAACGTTTACAAGGCAGAAGTTTAAACGGCAAAAAATATCCAGAGAAATCCGCTGATCCTATCGTTGTGCATCCCGATGTACGCCGAATGCTACTGACGATGCGCAGCTTTGTTGAAGGTGCGCGTGCTCTTGTTTTGGATATTGCTTTGCAACTGGACATCAGCAAGCATCACCCTGATAAATTAGTTAAAGCTGCTGCCGACGATTATGTACAATTAATGACACCAATCCTGAAAGCTTATTTAACCGACAAAGGATTTGAAGCAGCCAATCTTGCAATGCAAGTGTATGGTGGGCATGGTTATATTCGTGAATCAGGAATTGAACAATACTCACGTGACGCCAGAATTGCTCAAATCTATGAAGGAGCTAATGGCATTCAGGCACTTGATTTAGTTGGTAGAAAATTACCGCGTAATACCGGGCGTTATTTAAGAAGTTTTTTCCACCCCATAACTCAATTTATTAATTCACATCGCGATACCCCAGAAATGGCTGAGTTTAATAAACCGCTTTATCAAGCCGTTACCAGCCTTCAGCAAGCCTCTTTATGGATTGCCCAAAAAGGACTTACCAATCCCGAGGACGGAGCCGCAGCTGCCACTGACTATCTCACCATGTTTGGGCATGTAGCACTTGGATTTCATTTTGCTAAAATGGCTGAATTATGTTTAAACAAGCAAAAGACAAATCCCAGCAGTTTTTATCAAGCGAAACTTGCTACGGCACGCTTTTTCATCCAGAAAATATTGCCTCAACATTATGGGCTTTTAGCAACCATAACATCTGGTTCAAAGTCAATTATGGAAATGGAAGAGTCCCATTTTTAG
- a CDS encoding DUF1640 domain-containing protein, which yields MMFDTLKIARKLESSGLEKKISEAIADVMKETIDQQVDISASKRDVNESSAFLLSHMKETETSIRADMKEMETRIRADMKEMETSIRADMKGMETSIRADMKEMGTSIRADLRIEMRDMKFDIIKWIIGLAIVQMSSFLGILKFIHVI from the coding sequence ATGATGTTTGATACACTAAAAATTGCAAGAAAACTAGAGAGTTCAGGGCTTGAAAAAAAGATCTCAGAAGCCATTGCCGACGTAATGAAGGAAACGATCGATCAGCAAGTCGATATCTCTGCAAGTAAACGAGATGTTAATGAATCATCTGCATTCTTACTATCGCACATGAAGGAAACGGAAACCAGCATCCGCGCAGATATGAAGGAAATGGAAACCAGAATCCGCGCAGATATGAAGGAAATGGAAACCAGCATCCGCGCAGATATGAAGGGAATGGAAACCAGCATCCGCGCAGATATGAAGGAAATGGGAACCAGCATCCGTGCCGATCTTCGGATTGAGATGAGAGACATGAAATTCGATATTATTAAATGGATAATTGGATTAGCTATCGTTCAAATGAGTAGCTTCCTTGGCATTCTAAAATTTATACATGTGATCTAG
- a CDS encoding Trm112 family protein, translating to MTENHEQNAVSKPQRFFDRSLLQILVCPLTKEPLFYDEAQQELISKKAALAYPIRDGIPVMLIDEARKIEK from the coding sequence ATGACAGAGAATCATGAACAAAATGCTGTCTCAAAGCCGCAAAGGTTTTTTGATCGTTCTTTGCTTCAGATTCTCGTTTGCCCTTTAACTAAAGAACCTTTGTTCTACGATGAAGCACAGCAGGAATTAATCAGCAAAAAAGCTGCACTTGCTTATCCCATTCGTGATGGTATACCTGTTATGCTAATTGACGAGGCAAGAAAAATTGAGAAATAA
- the rpmA gene encoding 50S ribosomal protein L27 has translation MAHKKAGGSSRNGRDSAGKRLGVKIYGGQNVVPGNIIVRQRGTKWHVGKNVGLGKDYTIFALIEGKVEFKRGRNNKVFVSVISTNQDVAQQVKPAPVKETKAKPAAKKPAAAKKPAAKKAA, from the coding sequence ATGGCTCATAAGAAAGCAGGTGGTAGTTCGAGAAACGGACGCGATTCCGCAGGTAAGAGATTAGGTGTTAAAATTTATGGTGGTCAAAATGTTGTTCCTGGGAACATTATTGTTCGTCAGCGTGGAACCAAATGGCATGTTGGCAAAAATGTTGGACTCGGCAAAGACTATACCATCTTCGCTTTAATCGAAGGCAAGGTTGAGTTTAAACGTGGTCGCAATAACAAAGTGTTTGTTTCGGTTATCTCAACAAATCAGGATGTTGCTCAACAAGTTAAGCCAGCACCTGTTAAAGAAACAAAAGCTAAGCCTGCGGCTAAAAAGCCAGCAGCTGCTAAGAAACCAGCCGCTAAAAAAGCAGCATAG
- the ndk gene encoding nucleoside-diphosphate kinase produces MVIERTLSILKPDATRRNLTGKINAKFEEAGLRIVAQRRVQLSRSDAEAFYAVHKARPFFNDLVTFMISGPVVVQVLEGDNAVLRNRDVMGATNPENAEPGTIRKEFAESIEANSVHGSDSLDNAKIEIDFFFKPEEIVG; encoded by the coding sequence ATGGTAATTGAACGTACATTATCTATCCTCAAACCAGATGCAACCCGCCGTAATTTAACCGGTAAGATTAACGCCAAGTTTGAAGAAGCCGGATTGCGTATTGTGGCTCAACGACGTGTGCAATTGTCACGTTCTGATGCTGAGGCATTTTATGCCGTACACAAAGCTCGTCCTTTCTTCAATGATTTAGTGACCTTTATGATTTCTGGTCCTGTTGTTGTGCAGGTATTAGAAGGTGATAATGCTGTTTTGCGTAACCGTGATGTCATGGGTGCAACCAATCCTGAAAATGCTGAGCCAGGCACAATCCGTAAAGAATTTGCTGAAAGTATTGAAGCTAATTCTGTCCACGGATCTGATAGTCTAGATAATGCTAAAATTGAAATTGATTTCTTCTTTAAGCCTGAGGAAATCGTTGGTTAA
- the thiC gene encoding phosphomethylpyrimidine synthase ThiC, with translation MSVSPAHESQGQLKENKIRISTDPFPASQKIHVEGALFPDIQVAMREVSLSVPGLEPVRVYDTSGPYTDPAVEVNVYEGLLPKREAWIMARGDIESYEGRQIKPEDNGYTGTGFQHGQAMSFPGHRRRCVRAKNNQSATQLYYAKKGIITPEMEYVALRENLGYKDKLEANSKGGHSFGAALPQKFTPEFVRQEVARGRAVIPVNVNHPEIEPMAIGRNFAVKINANIGNSAITSSIEEEVEKMVWACRWGADTIMDLSTGKNIHTTREWIIRNSPVPIGTVPIYQALEKVGGIAEDLSWDVFRDTLIEQAEQGVDYFTIHAGVLLRYVPLTADRVTGIVSRGGSILAKWCIAHHQENFLYTHFDDICEIMRAYDITFSLGDGLRPGCIADANDAAQFAELETLGELTKRAWERDCQVIVEGPGHVPMHLIKENMEKQLEHCAEAPFYTLGPLTTDIAPGYDHITSAIGAAMIGWYGTAMLCYVTPKEHLGLPDREDVKQGVIAYKIAAHAADLAKGHPGAQMRDNALSHARFDFRWDDQFNLALDPDTARSYHDETLPAQGAKVAHFCSMCGPKFCSMKITQDVRTYTQELKAKEQGMTEMSQKFKEMGSSIYVELEKA, from the coding sequence ATGTCTGTATCACCAGCTCACGAAAGCCAAGGCCAGCTTAAAGAAAATAAAATCCGTATTAGTACGGATCCATTTCCAGCCTCACAAAAAATTCATGTAGAGGGTGCACTTTTTCCTGATATCCAAGTTGCCATGCGGGAAGTAAGCTTATCGGTGCCAGGATTGGAACCAGTACGGGTTTATGATACCTCGGGTCCCTATACAGATCCTGCCGTTGAAGTCAATGTTTATGAAGGCTTGCTTCCCAAGCGCGAGGCCTGGATTATGGCACGAGGTGATATTGAAAGTTATGAAGGCCGTCAGATTAAGCCTGAAGATAACGGATATACGGGAACAGGGTTTCAACATGGCCAGGCCATGTCGTTCCCTGGGCATCGCCGCCGCTGTGTTCGTGCAAAAAACAACCAGTCTGCGACTCAGCTTTATTATGCTAAAAAAGGAATTATTACGCCAGAGATGGAGTATGTGGCCCTGCGAGAAAATCTTGGTTATAAAGACAAGCTAGAGGCAAACAGTAAGGGCGGACATAGCTTTGGGGCTGCTTTGCCACAAAAATTTACGCCTGAGTTTGTTCGACAGGAAGTCGCACGGGGGCGTGCCGTGATTCCTGTAAATGTGAATCACCCCGAAATTGAGCCTATGGCCATCGGACGTAATTTTGCGGTTAAGATTAATGCCAATATTGGCAATTCTGCGATTACCTCATCCATTGAAGAAGAAGTCGAAAAAATGGTGTGGGCCTGCCGTTGGGGGGCTGATACGATAATGGATCTCTCTACGGGTAAAAATATCCATACGACGCGTGAATGGATTATCCGCAATTCTCCAGTCCCTATTGGTACAGTGCCTATTTATCAGGCTTTAGAAAAAGTAGGTGGTATTGCGGAAGACCTTAGCTGGGATGTGTTTCGAGATACGTTGATTGAACAGGCGGAGCAGGGGGTGGATTATTTTACCATCCATGCTGGGGTTCTCCTGCGTTATGTCCCTTTAACGGCGGATCGGGTAACCGGTATTGTGTCACGTGGTGGCTCAATCCTTGCAAAATGGTGTATTGCCCATCATCAGGAAAATTTCCTTTATACTCATTTTGATGATATTTGCGAAATTATGCGCGCCTATGATATTACATTCTCATTGGGAGATGGACTGCGTCCAGGGTGCATTGCTGATGCTAATGACGCGGCCCAATTTGCTGAACTTGAAACCCTTGGTGAATTAACCAAGCGTGCTTGGGAGCGTGACTGCCAGGTTATCGTTGAAGGTCCTGGGCATGTGCCGATGCACCTTATTAAAGAAAACATGGAAAAACAACTTGAGCATTGTGCGGAAGCTCCCTTTTATACGCTTGGCCCCTTAACAACGGATATTGCTCCAGGTTACGATCATATTACTTCGGCTATTGGTGCGGCAATGATTGGCTGGTATGGTACGGCGATGTTGTGTTATGTAACTCCTAAAGAACATTTAGGGTTGCCAGATCGTGAAGATGTTAAACAGGGGGTGATTGCTTATAAAATAGCGGCTCACGCAGCTGATTTGGCTAAAGGCCATCCTGGAGCACAAATGCGTGACAACGCCTTGAGTCACGCCAGATTTGATTTTAGGTGGGACGACCAGTTTAACCTAGCATTGGATCCGGATACGGCACGTAGTTATCATGATGAAACCTTGCCGGCGCAAGGGGCTAAGGTGGCTCATTTTTGTTCAATGTGTGGACCCAAATTCTGTTCCATGAAAATTACTCAGGATGTTCGGACTTACACCCAGGAGTTGAAAGCAAAGGAACAGGGAATGACAGAAATGTCCCAAAAATTCAAGGAAATGGGCAGTTCAATCTACGTTGAGTTGGAAAAAGCGTAA